DNA from bacterium:
CCGGAAGTGGCGGAGGAGCTGATGAACCGACTTCGGGCCGTGCGGATGGAAAGTTCCCGCCGGCGCGCCGAGGAAGACCTCCGCCAGGTTCCGGGCGAGATGGATATCGAAAACATGGAGAGACTGAAAGCTCTGGGATATTTGTGATGCCGGATACGGGATGTACGCTTCCGGGGAGTCTCGCGGTATGACTTTGGAGATTTCATCCGAATTCGAGATGCATGCGAAAGGGGCGCGGATCATATGAAAAAATATCTCTGGAAACTGAGGCACGGGGCCGAGGACGACTGCGCCCGGCAGGTCCGCGCTTTTCTGGAGAAGGTCCCCGGGGCCGATTACCTGGACTGCGGCTGCTCCGGAGGCGCCAAAAGCCTCGCGCTGGCCGGAGCGATCGGGACGGACCGCGTCTCCGGGGTGGAGATAGACGGGGAGTCGGCAGCGCGGGCGCAGGCCGCCGGGATCGCCGTCACCCGCTCCGATCTCAACCGGGAGCTTCCCCTCCCCGACGGGGCTTTCGACGCGGTTACCGCCCTGGAGGTGATCGAGCACCTCCACCGCCCCGACTGTTTTCTGAGGGAGCTCCGGCGCCTGTTGCGGCCGGGCGGATACGCGGTTCTCGCCACCGAGAACCTCTCCAGCTGGCACAATATCTTCGCCCTCGTCTTCGGCTGGCAGCCGTTCTCTCTGGCCCAGTTCAGCGAGGTTCGGGCCGCGATCGGCAACCCCTGGGGGCTGGACCGGGGAGAGGATTGGAACCCGGCCCTGACCCGTCCCTCCTACCGGCACTGCCTGGTCCTGAGCTACCGGGGTCTGAAAGAACTTTTTCAGGGGCACGGATTCGAGGTGGAAGGAATCAAGGGGGCCGGCTATTACCCGCTCCCGCCCGCCGCCGGCCGCCGGGCGGC
Protein-coding regions in this window:
- a CDS encoding methyltransferase domain-containing protein gives rise to the protein MKKYLWKLRHGAEDDCARQVRAFLEKVPGADYLDCGCSGGAKSLALAGAIGTDRVSGVEIDGESAARAQAAGIAVTRSDLNRELPLPDGAFDAVTALEVIEHLHRPDCFLRELRRLLRPGGYAVLATENLSSWHNIFALVFGWQPFSLAQFSEVRAAIGNPWGLDRGEDWNPALTRPSYRHCLVLSYRGLKELFQGHGFEVEGIKGAGYYPLPPAAGRRAAALDPRHSAFLTFKIRKKPGDE